A genomic region of Candidatus Pseudomonas phytovorans contains the following coding sequences:
- a CDS encoding bifunctional MaoC family dehydratase N-terminal/OB-fold nucleic acid binding domain-containing protein: MADPELLSKVRALVGREYGRVNAWDDVNAPMIRQWCEVIGLENPLYTDPVAAANSCNDGIIAPPPMLQIWCMEGFHINNYAPGSTRENPYEVLGLIESYGYPSVVAVNSELTFERNLRLGEKLYYTTRLDSVGEEKTTGLGTGFFVTLVMSYFSQQATGDEKVGELLFRVFKFRPANVHKVQAPPQPVAEPLQAKRPAPGVSDDTRFFWDGCKEGKLLIQRCTQCSTLRHPPAPVCIECHCFDWDTRQVSGKGRLYSFVVMHYPQVAPFDHPNPIGLIELDEGVRLIAGLVGVKPEDISIGQRVEVEFQTFDDDLALPMFRPAAE, encoded by the coding sequence TTGGCTGATCCAGAATTGCTATCCAAAGTGCGCGCCCTGGTAGGGCGCGAGTACGGTCGCGTGAACGCCTGGGACGACGTCAACGCGCCCATGATTCGCCAGTGGTGCGAAGTCATAGGCCTTGAAAACCCGCTCTACACCGACCCCGTGGCAGCTGCAAACAGCTGCAATGACGGCATCATCGCGCCGCCACCCATGCTGCAGATCTGGTGCATGGAAGGCTTTCACATCAATAACTACGCACCCGGCTCGACCCGCGAAAACCCTTATGAAGTGCTCGGCCTGATCGAAAGCTACGGCTATCCGTCGGTGGTGGCGGTGAATTCTGAACTGACCTTCGAGCGCAACCTGCGCCTGGGCGAAAAGCTGTACTACACCACGCGCCTGGACTCGGTCGGCGAGGAAAAAACCACCGGCCTTGGCACCGGATTTTTTGTCACCCTGGTCATGAGTTACTTCTCGCAGCAGGCCACGGGCGACGAAAAAGTCGGCGAGCTGTTGTTCCGGGTATTCAAGTTCCGCCCGGCCAACGTGCACAAGGTCCAGGCGCCGCCCCAGCCCGTGGCCGAACCGTTACAGGCCAAGCGTCCGGCGCCGGGTGTCAGCGACGACACGCGGTTTTTCTGGGACGGCTGCAAGGAAGGCAAGCTGTTGATCCAGCGCTGTACGCAGTGCAGCACCTTGCGCCATCCGCCAGCACCGGTGTGCATCGAGTGCCATTGCTTCGACTGGGACACCCGGCAGGTCAGCGGCAAGGGCCGGTTGTACTCCTTCGTGGTGATGCACTACCCACAAGTGGCACCGTTCGATCACCCCAACCCGATCGGCCTGATCGAACTGGACGAAGGCGTGCGCCTGATCGCCGGCCTGGTTGGCGTCAAACCTGAAGACATCAGCATCGGCCAGCGTGTGGAGGTCGAGTTCCAGACCTTCGACGACGACCTGGCGCTGCCGATGTTCCGTCCTGCGGCAGAGTAA
- a CDS encoding class I adenylate-forming enzyme family protein, with the protein MKLEQWRNAWQQLIGPGSPFEVVSSPDDGLRYFRRAPANLLEAIDAGRAHGEREFLVWEQQRLTFAGFFDQVDRLAAQLAQRFGVKQGDRVAIAMRNQPAWLVAFVAVQRCGAVCVPLNSWGLRDELFHGLQDSGAQVLVCDEQRLQLLTSDLLAQRLVSIVVGMPAGQALSANCQRFEALIQGPLLALPAIEINPADPALILYTSGTTSRAKGVLSSHRAICQALAALEFQSAFCAVSSPERIQAVIASGLAPTNLMAVPLFHVSGLHAQFLLGLRSGRRLLLMYKWDVDKAFDLIRDERCTQFNGAPVMMQQLLGSPRFASTDSDSLYGLGLGGAVASSRLLAHISKRKPHAIGGSGYGLTESNGIGAAVGGDQFVYKPDSVGWPLPIVDVCIGPDPYSPLPAGRSGLIWLRSPTLMNAYWRLPEASAETLRDGWLDTGDIGHLDEEGFLYITDRAKDLINRAGEKISASEVESCICEMPGVTEAAAFALADEELGERLVLVLRSELQPAPTQDQVCAFIGQRLAAYKVPAEVHLQRDPLPRNASGKVVKAQLKELLVGA; encoded by the coding sequence ATGAAGCTGGAACAGTGGCGCAATGCCTGGCAGCAGTTGATCGGCCCGGGTTCGCCGTTCGAGGTGGTGTCTTCGCCCGACGACGGCCTGCGGTATTTTCGCCGTGCACCGGCGAACTTGCTCGAAGCCATCGATGCAGGCCGTGCACACGGCGAGCGAGAGTTTCTGGTGTGGGAGCAGCAGCGGCTGACGTTTGCCGGGTTTTTCGATCAGGTCGACCGCCTGGCTGCGCAACTGGCGCAGCGCTTCGGGGTAAAGCAGGGGGACCGGGTGGCCATTGCCATGCGCAATCAGCCTGCCTGGCTGGTGGCCTTTGTTGCGGTCCAGCGCTGTGGCGCGGTGTGCGTGCCGTTGAACAGCTGGGGCCTGCGTGACGAACTGTTCCATGGCCTGCAAGACAGCGGTGCGCAGGTGCTGGTCTGTGACGAGCAACGCCTGCAATTGCTGACGAGCGACCTGCTGGCACAGCGACTGGTCAGCATTGTGGTTGGCATGCCGGCGGGGCAAGCATTATCGGCCAACTGCCAGCGTTTCGAGGCGCTGATCCAGGGGCCGCTGCTGGCGTTGCCGGCCATCGAGATCAATCCGGCTGACCCGGCGCTGATCCTCTATACCTCAGGCACCACCAGCCGGGCCAAGGGCGTGCTGTCCAGCCATCGGGCCATTTGCCAGGCACTGGCGGCACTGGAGTTCCAGTCGGCGTTCTGCGCCGTGAGTTCGCCCGAGCGGATCCAGGCGGTGATCGCCAGTGGCCTGGCACCGACCAACCTGATGGCGGTGCCGCTGTTCCATGTCAGTGGCCTGCATGCGCAGTTTTTGCTGGGGCTGCGCAGCGGCCGGCGGTTGTTGCTGATGTACAAATGGGACGTGGACAAAGCCTTCGACCTGATTCGAGATGAGCGCTGTACCCAGTTCAATGGCGCACCGGTAATGATGCAGCAATTGCTTGGCTCGCCGCGGTTTGCCAGCACCGACAGCGACAGCCTGTACGGCCTCGGCCTGGGCGGGGCGGTGGCCTCCAGTCGGCTGCTGGCGCATATCAGCAAGCGCAAGCCCCATGCAATTGGTGGCAGTGGCTATGGCTTGACCGAAAGCAACGGCATCGGTGCCGCAGTGGGCGGCGATCAGTTCGTCTACAAACCCGACTCGGTGGGCTGGCCGCTGCCGATCGTGGATGTATGCATTGGGCCGGACCCGTATTCACCGCTACCGGCGGGGCGCAGCGGTTTGATCTGGCTACGTTCGCCGACCCTGATGAACGCTTACTGGCGGCTGCCTGAAGCCAGTGCCGAGACCTTGCGCGACGGTTGGCTGGACACCGGTGATATTGGCCACCTGGACGAGGAGGGCTTCCTGTACATCACCGACCGCGCCAAGGACCTGATCAACCGTGCGGGTGAGAAGATATCCGCCAGTGAAGTGGAATCGTGTATCTGCGAAATGCCCGGGGTGACCGAGGCGGCCGCCTTTGCCCTGGCCGATGAGGAACTGGGCGAGCGCCTGGTCCTGGTGTTGCGCAGCGAGCTGCAGCCAGCGCCGACCCAGGACCAGGTGTGTGCCTTTATCGGCCAGCGCCTGGCGGCCTACAAGGTACCGGCCGAGGTACACCTGCAACGTGATCCGCTGCCGCGCAATGCGTCTGGCAAGGTGGTCAAGGCGCAACTCAAGGAATTATTGGTCGGTGCCTGA
- a CDS encoding acyl-CoA dehydrogenase family protein, whose translation MSAIEQFRQATRQWLEANCPPSLRTATPDGEIVWGGRQVDFPNEDARLWFERMRDKGWFCPQWPSEYGGGGLSTEHNAVLESELRRLKCRPAQINLGIWMLGPVLLEFGSEAQKQALLPPMCRGEVRWCQGFSEPNAGSDLASLKTSAVADGDDFVINGTKIWTSYGDKSDWMYALVRTDPKAPKHQGISLIVLDMKSPGVTVAPIDLISGKSAFCQVFFDNVRVPQSQLIGPLNGGWNLGKSLLQHERKAMSKFGEFSLPTHFHLLPLIERYLPDSHAPADQALRARAQACAMNEHAYNLTVQRMGEEARAGLDTSAIMAIMKLVHTEQERDKFEILLDALGYRALGLEGEPFSSQELAITRGWLNSYALTISGGSSEVQLNVIAKRVLNLPSA comes from the coding sequence ATGAGCGCAATCGAGCAATTCAGGCAAGCGACGCGCCAATGGCTGGAAGCCAATTGCCCGCCATCGCTGCGCACGGCCACCCCCGACGGCGAAATCGTCTGGGGTGGCCGTCAGGTAGACTTTCCCAACGAAGACGCCCGTCTCTGGTTCGAGCGTATGCGTGACAAGGGCTGGTTCTGCCCGCAATGGCCGAGCGAATATGGCGGTGGCGGGTTGAGCACCGAGCACAACGCGGTGCTGGAAAGCGAGCTGCGCCGGCTCAAATGTCGACCGGCGCAGATCAACCTGGGCATCTGGATGCTCGGCCCGGTGCTGCTTGAGTTCGGTAGCGAAGCGCAGAAACAGGCGCTGCTGCCGCCGATGTGTCGTGGCGAAGTGCGCTGGTGCCAGGGCTTCTCCGAGCCCAATGCCGGTTCCGACCTTGCCAGCCTGAAGACCTCGGCGGTGGCCGATGGCGATGACTTCGTGATCAACGGCACCAAAATCTGGACCTCCTACGGCGACAAGTCCGACTGGATGTACGCGCTGGTGCGCACTGATCCCAAAGCACCCAAGCATCAGGGGATCAGCCTGATCGTGCTGGACATGAAAAGCCCCGGGGTGACCGTCGCGCCGATTGACTTGATCAGCGGCAAGTCGGCTTTTTGCCAGGTGTTCTTCGATAACGTGCGTGTGCCGCAAAGCCAGCTGATCGGGCCGCTCAACGGTGGCTGGAACCTGGGCAAGAGCCTGCTGCAGCACGAGCGCAAGGCCATGTCCAAGTTCGGCGAGTTCAGCCTGCCCACGCACTTTCACCTGCTGCCGTTGATCGAACGCTACCTGCCCGACAGCCACGCGCCTGCCGATCAGGCCCTGCGGGCTCGCGCCCAGGCCTGCGCAATGAATGAACATGCCTACAACCTGACCGTGCAGCGCATGGGCGAGGAGGCCAGGGCTGGCCTGGATACCAGCGCAATCATGGCGATCATGAAGCTGGTGCACACCGAGCAGGAACGCGACAAGTTCGAGATTCTCCTCGATGCCCTTGGCTACCGCGCGCTGGGCCTTGAAGGCGAGCCGTTCAGCAGCCAGGAACTGGCGATTACCCGTGGCTGGCTCAACAGCTATGCCCTGACCATTTCCGGCGGTTCGTCGGAGGTGCAGTTGAATGTCATCGCCAAGCGGGTCTTGAACCTGCCCAGCGCTTGA
- a CDS encoding lipid-transfer protein, whose translation MTNSSISGRAAIAGLGATEFSKNSGRTELRLAMEATLAALKDAGIDPSEVEGFSSYSVDKVPEYEIARLLGCKDVKFFSQVPHGGGAACGPVMHAAMAVATGVAKVVVVYRAMNERSWYRFGTGSYGFASTPTFENVNYGWYMPHGFHTPAAWVGMFAQRYMHTYGATSEDFGRVAVAVRDFAATNPQAFFYGKPITLEEHQASRWICEPLHLLDCCQESDGAVAMVITSAERARDLRQKPVIIKAGSQGISAGQQVMTSYYRDDITGLPEMGVVAKELYSQSGLGPDALQTAVIYDHFTPFVLPQLEEFGFARRGEAKEFIRAGHHARGGKLPINTHGGQLGEAYIHGMNGIAEAVRQVRGTAANQVDSVENVLVTAGTGVPTSGLILGAV comes from the coding sequence ATGACCAATTCGTCGATTTCCGGGCGCGCCGCCATTGCAGGGCTGGGCGCGACCGAGTTTTCCAAGAACTCCGGGCGCACCGAACTGCGCCTGGCCATGGAAGCGACACTGGCGGCGCTCAAGGACGCCGGAATTGACCCCAGCGAAGTCGAAGGTTTCAGTTCCTATTCGGTCGATAAGGTCCCGGAGTACGAAATTGCCCGCCTGCTGGGTTGCAAGGACGTCAAGTTCTTCTCCCAGGTACCCCACGGTGGTGGCGCCGCCTGCGGGCCGGTGATGCACGCGGCAATGGCGGTGGCCACCGGGGTGGCTAAAGTAGTGGTGGTCTATCGGGCGATGAACGAACGCTCCTGGTACCGTTTCGGCACCGGCAGCTACGGCTTTGCCTCGACGCCGACCTTCGAGAACGTCAATTACGGCTGGTACATGCCCCACGGTTTTCACACCCCGGCGGCCTGGGTCGGCATGTTTGCCCAGCGCTACATGCACACCTACGGTGCTACCTCCGAGGACTTCGGCCGGGTGGCGGTGGCAGTGCGCGATTTTGCCGCCACCAACCCCCAGGCATTTTTCTACGGCAAGCCGATCACCCTTGAAGAACACCAGGCCTCGCGCTGGATCTGCGAGCCGTTGCACCTGCTCGACTGCTGCCAGGAGTCCGATGGCGCGGTGGCGATGGTGATCACCTCGGCCGAGCGGGCCAGAGACCTCAGGCAAAAGCCGGTCATCATCAAGGCCGGCTCGCAGGGCATCAGCGCCGGGCAACAGGTGATGACCTCCTACTACCGCGACGACATCACCGGGTTGCCGGAAATGGGTGTGGTCGCCAAAGAGCTGTACAGCCAGTCGGGCCTGGGCCCGGACGCGTTGCAAACCGCCGTGATCTACGACCACTTCACGCCCTTCGTACTGCCGCAACTGGAAGAGTTCGGCTTTGCCCGGCGCGGTGAGGCCAAGGAATTCATCCGTGCCGGGCACCATGCCCGTGGCGGCAAACTGCCAATCAACACCCACGGCGGGCAACTGGGCGAAGCCTACATCCACGGCATGAACGGCATCGCCGAAGCCGTGCGCCAGGTTCGGGGTACGGCGGCCAACCAGGTGGACAGTGTCGAAAACGTGTTGGTGACCGCCGGAACCGGCGTGCCTACCAGCGGCCTGATTCTCGGCGCGGTATAA
- a CDS encoding DUF1329 domain-containing protein — translation MKITTKGVMFVAAVAANVGLQGNALAQVSPEEAAKLGKELTCVGAEKAGNAEGTIPPYTGKYLGEVPGWNHVKFSGDQPVDPYANEKPILVITAQNMGQYESHLTEGQKALLKRYPTTYKMNIYPGHRDFRYPDYVCERAMKNALSAKLVDDGMGIEGIGQVPFPIPKNGMELLWNHQLPARAYTEEKVSDLASVLPNGSIGWGRAHARNLSQANSPTVEPKTESQIQAMSWNTTLKPVRDNGVVSISQEPYNFLANPRQAWSYSPSTRRVRQLPGYGYDQPMIGTNGTMTVDEDRLYNGSPERFNWTLIGKREVYVPANAFKPNTGDIKYADMLTPNHPNPDYMRYELRRVWVLEAKLKEGYRHVYGKRVLFIDEDTWNAVVSDNYDSRGALWKHAMINYYYHPDMSAWQAGSQFFMDLNSGQYTGYAMTNESKKGPILNEAKFTPDMYTADAARAMGR, via the coding sequence ATGAAAATAACAACAAAAGGCGTGATGTTCGTAGCTGCAGTGGCCGCCAATGTCGGCCTGCAAGGCAACGCACTTGCGCAAGTGTCGCCTGAAGAGGCTGCCAAGCTCGGTAAGGAGCTGACCTGTGTCGGTGCCGAGAAAGCCGGTAATGCCGAGGGCACCATCCCGCCTTACACCGGCAAATACCTGGGCGAAGTGCCGGGCTGGAACCATGTGAAGTTTTCTGGCGATCAACCGGTCGACCCTTACGCCAACGAAAAGCCCATCCTGGTGATCACCGCGCAGAACATGGGCCAGTACGAAAGCCATTTGACCGAAGGCCAGAAGGCCTTGCTCAAGCGCTATCCCACCACCTACAAAATGAACATCTACCCAGGCCATCGGGACTTCCGTTACCCGGACTATGTCTGCGAGCGGGCGATGAAGAACGCCCTGAGCGCCAAGCTGGTCGACGACGGCATGGGCATCGAGGGGATTGGCCAGGTACCGTTCCCTATTCCGAAAAACGGCATGGAGCTGCTGTGGAACCACCAGCTGCCGGCACGGGCCTACACCGAAGAAAAGGTCAGCGACCTGGCTTCGGTGTTGCCAAACGGCAGCATCGGTTGGGGCCGCGCCCATGCACGCAACCTCTCGCAGGCCAACTCACCGACCGTCGAGCCAAAAACCGAAAGCCAGATACAGGCCATGAGCTGGAACACCACCTTGAAGCCGGTGCGTGACAACGGTGTGGTGAGTATTTCCCAAGAGCCCTACAACTTCCTCGCCAACCCACGCCAGGCCTGGAGCTACAGCCCGTCCACCCGGCGCGTGCGACAACTGCCTGGCTACGGTTACGATCAACCGATGATCGGCACCAATGGCACCATGACGGTTGACGAAGACCGCCTTTACAACGGCTCGCCCGAGCGCTTCAACTGGACGCTGATCGGCAAACGCGAAGTCTATGTGCCGGCCAACGCCTTCAAACCCAATACCGGTGACATCAAGTACGCCGACATGCTTACCCCCAACCACCCCAACCCCGACTACATGCGCTACGAGCTGCGCCGCGTATGGGTGCTTGAGGCCAAGTTGAAAGAGGGTTACCGCCATGTCTACGGCAAGCGTGTGCTGTTTATCGACGAAGACACCTGGAACGCGGTGGTTTCGGACAACTATGACAGCCGTGGTGCGCTGTGGAAGCACGCGATGATCAACTACTACTACCACCCGGACATGAGCGCCTGGCAGGCCGGTTCGCAGTTCTTCATGGACCTGAACTCGGGCCAGTACACCGGCTACGCCATGACCAACGAATCGAAGAAAGGGCCGATTCTCAACGAAGCCAAATTCACCCCGGACATGTACACCGCCGATGCGGCGAGGGCGATGGGGCGGTAA
- a CDS encoding acyl-CoA/acyl-ACP dehydrogenase, whose protein sequence is MDFELSEDQRAIAEMAGSLMSDYCTDERLRDWDLSGQAYMQDLWHSCVQTGLHALAIPEVAGGSGLGMTELVQILDAQGGALAQVPLWRHQLAATTLAEFGDKSLAPWVEQAVAGTGLLTLSLDGLNTVRGIELEASAEEGGWRLDGRVAALALAEQSVAALVLARVMGQPRLVLVDLRQSGISHVAGVMTHGEGFADLSLRGVTLSNQQVLPAAALDWLAPRAIASLAALQLGVSAEQVHRTVAYVSERQQFGRCIGSFQAVQMSMADTHVHLEVLRSALWQLCYRLDAGLPAPSQALATAYLACEAGHRIGHTAQHVHGGIGVDLTYPIHRFLYWSRALSSALGGSSMILERLGDWLSDNTTLGWKYDLDEHQAL, encoded by the coding sequence ATGGATTTTGAACTCAGCGAAGACCAGCGTGCCATTGCCGAAATGGCCGGCAGCCTGATGAGCGACTACTGCACCGACGAGCGCCTGCGTGACTGGGACCTCAGCGGGCAGGCCTATATGCAAGACCTGTGGCACAGCTGCGTACAAACCGGCCTGCATGCCCTGGCCATTCCCGAGGTGGCCGGTGGCAGCGGGCTGGGCATGACCGAGCTGGTGCAGATCCTCGATGCCCAGGGCGGCGCCCTGGCGCAAGTGCCGTTGTGGCGTCACCAATTGGCCGCGACCACCCTCGCCGAGTTCGGCGACAAGTCGCTGGCGCCGTGGGTGGAACAGGCTGTTGCAGGCACAGGCTTGCTGACCTTGAGCCTCGATGGCCTGAACACGGTGCGCGGCATCGAGCTTGAGGCCAGCGCAGAAGAGGGCGGATGGCGCCTCGACGGCCGGGTTGCGGCGCTGGCCCTGGCCGAGCAGTCGGTGGCAGCGCTGGTGTTGGCCCGGGTGATGGGGCAACCACGGCTGGTCCTGGTGGACCTGCGTCAGTCAGGCATCAGCCATGTAGCGGGGGTCATGACCCACGGCGAAGGCTTTGCCGACCTGAGCTTGCGCGGCGTCACCCTGAGCAATCAGCAGGTGCTGCCTGCTGCCGCCCTGGACTGGCTTGCACCGCGTGCGATTGCCTCTCTGGCGGCCTTGCAGCTGGGCGTCAGCGCCGAGCAGGTGCACCGCACCGTGGCCTATGTCAGTGAGCGTCAGCAGTTCGGCCGCTGCATTGGCAGCTTCCAGGCCGTGCAAATGAGCATGGCCGACACCCATGTGCACCTGGAGGTGTTGCGCAGTGCCCTGTGGCAATTGTGCTACCGCCTCGACGCCGGTCTGCCGGCCCCTTCGCAAGCTTTGGCCACCGCGTACCTGGCGTGCGAAGCCGGGCACCGCATCGGCCACACCGCACAGCATGTGCATGGCGGCATCGGCGTCGACCTGACGTATCCGATCCATCGCTTTCTCTACTGGAGCCGCGCCCTGAGCAGCGCATTGGGCGGGTCGTCGATGATCCTGGAGCGTCTCGGCGACTGGTTGAGCGATAACACTACCTTGGGATGGAAATATGACCTCGATGAACACCAAGCGCTTTGA
- a CDS encoding acyl-CoA dehydrogenase family protein, which yields MSLVYSEEQRLLADSARDFLAARSPVAAQRRLRDAASAPGYDPQLWQEAVGLGWSGIPFPEALGGLEFGCMGLGPVFEAMGRNLSASPLLSSVVLGGSLIHLAGSAAQQDQWLTAVISGERRLALALDEKPRHAPEHTALTATAESGGYRLDGEKFFVIDGLGADAYLVAARTRGRAGETQGISVFLIPANTPGVQVSALTLIDSRNCARLRLSAVYVGSDALLGTLGAAWPVLDEALDRGRACLAAEMLGAAEQLFAMTLDYLKTRVQFDVPIGSFQALQHRAARLHVELQLARSAVMAALAALDDSALSAAERGRRVSLGKWKAGEVAAQVSNEAVQMHGGIGVTDELDVGLYLKRIRVAQACLGDSDFQCARYAAFASLEN from the coding sequence ATGAGTCTGGTGTATAGCGAAGAGCAACGCCTGTTGGCCGACAGCGCCCGCGACTTTCTGGCGGCGCGTAGCCCGGTAGCGGCGCAGCGGCGCCTGCGCGACGCGGCAAGTGCGCCTGGGTATGACCCGCAACTGTGGCAAGAAGCAGTGGGCCTGGGCTGGAGCGGCATTCCATTTCCCGAGGCGTTGGGCGGGCTTGAATTCGGCTGCATGGGCCTGGGGCCGGTTTTTGAGGCCATGGGCAGAAACCTTTCGGCCTCCCCCTTGTTGTCCAGCGTGGTGCTCGGTGGCTCGCTGATCCATCTGGCGGGCAGCGCTGCGCAACAGGACCAGTGGCTGACGGCGGTGATCAGTGGCGAGCGGCGCCTGGCGCTGGCACTGGATGAAAAGCCGCGTCATGCCCCCGAGCACACGGCACTGACCGCGACGGCCGAGTCTGGTGGTTATCGTCTGGATGGCGAGAAGTTCTTCGTCATCGATGGCCTGGGCGCCGATGCGTACCTGGTAGCGGCGCGCACCCGTGGCCGTGCAGGTGAAACGCAGGGCATCAGTGTATTCCTGATACCGGCGAACACGCCGGGCGTGCAGGTCAGCGCATTGACCCTGATCGACTCGCGCAATTGCGCGCGGCTGCGCTTGAGTGCCGTGTACGTGGGCAGCGACGCCTTGCTCGGTACGCTCGGCGCGGCGTGGCCGGTGCTGGACGAGGCCCTGGACCGGGGGCGTGCGTGCCTGGCTGCCGAAATGCTCGGCGCCGCCGAGCAACTGTTCGCCATGACCCTGGATTACCTGAAGACCCGCGTGCAGTTCGACGTGCCCATCGGTTCGTTCCAGGCCCTGCAGCATCGGGCTGCGCGCTTGCATGTGGAGTTGCAGCTGGCCCGCAGCGCTGTAATGGCGGCATTGGCCGCGCTCGACGACAGCGCATTGAGCGCGGCCGAGCGCGGCCGGCGGGTGAGCCTGGGCAAATGGAAAGCCGGTGAGGTGGCCGCCCAGGTCAGCAACGAGGCGGTACAGATGCACGGTGGCATCGGTGTCACCGATGAGCTGGACGTCGGCCTTTACCTCAAGCGGATTCGCGTGGCCCAGGCGTGCCTGGGTGACAGTGACTTCCAGTGTGCGCGTTACGCCGCTTTCGCGTCTTTGGAGAACTAG
- a CDS encoding MaoC family dehydratase → MTSMNTKRFEDVRPGEQLPELTIPITVGLIAGGAIATRDYFPGHHDLDAARELGSPHIFMNILTTNGLVQRFIEQWSGPQVQFRSLKIKLGAPNYPGDSMTFSGEVTHQDAATRSLEVTLKGKNSMGNHVTGTVALVLP, encoded by the coding sequence ATGACCTCGATGAACACCAAGCGCTTTGAAGACGTGCGCCCCGGCGAGCAACTGCCCGAGCTGACGATACCGATCACGGTCGGCCTGATTGCCGGTGGGGCGATAGCCACACGCGACTACTTTCCCGGCCACCATGACCTGGACGCGGCGCGCGAGCTGGGTTCGCCCCATATCTTCATGAACATCCTGACCACCAACGGCCTGGTGCAACGCTTCATCGAACAGTGGAGCGGCCCGCAGGTGCAGTTCCGTTCGCTGAAAATCAAACTGGGTGCGCCGAACTACCCCGGCGACAGCATGACCTTCAGCGGCGAAGTGACCCATCAGGATGCCGCTACGCGCAGCCTGGAAGTGACCCTCAAGGGCAAAAACTCCATGGGCAATCACGTGACCGGCACGGTCGCGCTGGTTCTGCCTTGA
- a CDS encoding acyl-CoA dehydrogenase family protein: MFVDLTPEQHALRLKVRDYFQNLMTPELREQMRGTEGGELFRRTIAQIGRDGWLAVGWPKAYGGQGYAATEQLIFFEEANIAGAPLPFVTISTVGPALMAHGSALQKDKFLPGIAAGEINFAIGYSEASAGSDLAVLKTTARQDADGFLVNGSKLWTSGADSADYIWLAARTDPEQARHKGISILILDTQAEGFSSTLIPTSGNPTAATYYDNVRVPGEMLVGELHGGWKLITAQLNHERLGLGAWSDKVVSLFSRVYLWARCADEQGKRATDHAWVRRDLAECYARLEAMRLINFRIAADLERDRVDVALASTTKVYGSESAIEILRKLSAIVGASGLTRAGSAAAYLLGELEYEVRASVNLTFGGGTNEIQRELIAQFGLGMPRTQR, translated from the coding sequence ATGTTCGTCGATCTCACCCCCGAACAGCATGCCCTGAGGCTCAAGGTCCGGGACTATTTCCAGAACCTGATGACCCCCGAACTGCGCGAGCAGATGCGTGGCACCGAAGGTGGCGAGCTGTTTCGCCGCACCATTGCCCAGATCGGCCGTGACGGCTGGCTGGCGGTTGGCTGGCCGAAGGCCTATGGCGGCCAGGGTTACGCGGCCACCGAGCAATTGATCTTCTTCGAAGAAGCCAACATCGCCGGCGCACCGCTGCCGTTCGTGACCATCAGCACCGTGGGCCCGGCCCTGATGGCCCACGGCTCGGCGCTGCAAAAAGACAAATTCCTGCCCGGCATTGCCGCCGGCGAGATCAACTTTGCCATTGGCTATTCCGAAGCCAGTGCCGGCAGCGACCTGGCCGTGCTGAAAACCACCGCGCGCCAGGACGCCGACGGCTTTCTGGTCAACGGCAGCAAATTGTGGACCTCGGGCGCCGACTCGGCCGACTACATCTGGCTGGCGGCCCGTACCGACCCCGAACAGGCGCGGCACAAGGGCATCTCGATCCTGATTCTCGATACCCAGGCCGAAGGCTTCTCCAGTACGCTGATCCCGACCTCCGGAAACCCCACGGCCGCCACGTATTACGATAACGTGCGGGTGCCCGGGGAGATGCTGGTGGGCGAACTGCACGGTGGCTGGAAACTCATCACCGCACAGCTCAACCACGAGCGCCTGGGCCTGGGTGCCTGGTCGGACAAAGTCGTCAGCCTGTTCAGCCGGGTTTACCTGTGGGCACGGTGTGCCGATGAGCAGGGCAAACGTGCTACCGACCATGCCTGGGTGCGGCGCGATCTGGCCGAGTGTTATGCCCGGCTCGAAGCCATGCGTCTGATCAACTTCCGTATTGCCGCCGACCTTGAGCGTGACCGCGTCGACGTCGCGCTGGCCTCGACGACCAAGGTCTACGGCTCGGAATCGGCGATCGAGATCCTGCGCAAGCTGTCGGCCATCGTCGGTGCCAGCGGCCTGACGCGGGCAGGTTCTGCGGCGGCGTATCTGCTCGGCGAGCTGGAGTATGAAGTGCGCGCCTCGGTGAACCTGACCTTCGGCGGCGGTACCAATGAAATCCAGCGAGAGTTGATCGCCCAGTTCGGCCTGGGCATGCCGCGCACGCAACGCTGA